A genomic window from Cucumis melo cultivar AY chromosome 8, USDA_Cmelo_AY_1.0, whole genome shotgun sequence includes:
- the LOC103486037 gene encoding serine/threonine-protein kinase SRK2B-like isoform X3: MEKYEFIKELGAGSFGVANLCRDKKRGELVAIKFIERGPTIDENVEREIVNHRLLPHPNVIYFKEVFLTPTHLGLVMEYASGGELFEKIRNQRRPFTEDEQKCNSVGSNSASQSKINNNFGFYKFHSKPNTNVGSATYTAPEVLRGGEYDGKMADVWSCAVALYVMLVAAYPFDDSEDSENSGKTIKRIMSGDYKIPDHIHLSEGCQHLLSRMLIPDPSMNQNERGEKGDRLAKRREEKERLLPLPS, translated from the exons ATGGAGAAGTACGAGTTTATTAAGGAATTGGGTGCTGGAAGTTTTGGTGTTGCTAATCTTTGTAGGGATAAAAAGAGGGGAGAGCTTGTGGCCATCAAGTTCATAGAACGTGGTCCAACG ATCGATGAGAATGTAGAAAGAGAGATCGTAAATCATCGGTTGCTTCCACATCCAAATGTCATTTATTTCAAAGAG GTTTTTCTAACACCAACCCATCTGGGTTTGGTCATGGAATATGCTTCTGGTGGAGAACTTTTCGAAAAGATTCGTAATCAGAGACGTCCTTTTACTGAAGATGAG CAAAAATGTAATTCTGTTGGATCAAACTCAGCCTCGCAGTCCAAGATCAACAATAATTTTGGCTTCTACAAG TTTCATTCAAAACCAAATACAAATGTTGGTTCTGCGACATACACAGCACCAGAGGTTCTACGTGGGGGAGAATATGATGGAAAG ATGGCGGATGTATGGTCATGTGCAGTTGCTCTATATGTTATGTTGGTTGCTGCATATCCCTTTGATGACTCGGAAGATTCTGAAAACTCTGGGAAAACTATTAAG CGAATAATGTCTGGAGACTACAAAATCCCAGACCATATTCACTTATCTGAAGGCTGCCAACACTTACTTTCTCGCATGTTAATTCCAGATCCCTCAATG AACCAAAACGAAAGAGGAGAAAAGGGAGATCGCTTGGCGAAACgaagagaggagaaagagagATTGTTGCCGTTACCATCGTGA
- the LOC103486037 gene encoding serine/threonine-protein kinase SRK2B-like isoform X2, with product MEKYEFIKELGAGSFGVANLCRDKKRGELVAIKFIERGPTIDENVEREIVNHRLLPHPNVIYFKEVFLTPTHLGLVMEYASGGELFEKIRNQRRPFTEDEQKCNSVGSNSASQSKINNNFGFYKFHSKPNTNVGSATYTAPEVLRGGEYDGKMADVWSCAVALYVMLVAAYPFDDSEDSENSGKTIKRIMSGDYKIPDHIHLSEGCQHLLSRMLIPDPSMRISIKKITTHSWFSNNLQSKQTEPTLELDNPNFSHQSVKEIRNIVIEARNQLAP from the exons ATGGAGAAGTACGAGTTTATTAAGGAATTGGGTGCTGGAAGTTTTGGTGTTGCTAATCTTTGTAGGGATAAAAAGAGGGGAGAGCTTGTGGCCATCAAGTTCATAGAACGTGGTCCAACG ATCGATGAGAATGTAGAAAGAGAGATCGTAAATCATCGGTTGCTTCCACATCCAAATGTCATTTATTTCAAAGAG GTTTTTCTAACACCAACCCATCTGGGTTTGGTCATGGAATATGCTTCTGGTGGAGAACTTTTCGAAAAGATTCGTAATCAGAGACGTCCTTTTACTGAAGATGAG CAAAAATGTAATTCTGTTGGATCAAACTCAGCCTCGCAGTCCAAGATCAACAATAATTTTGGCTTCTACAAG TTTCATTCAAAACCAAATACAAATGTTGGTTCTGCGACATACACAGCACCAGAGGTTCTACGTGGGGGAGAATATGATGGAAAG ATGGCGGATGTATGGTCATGTGCAGTTGCTCTATATGTTATGTTGGTTGCTGCATATCCCTTTGATGACTCGGAAGATTCTGAAAACTCTGGGAAAACTATTAAG CGAATAATGTCTGGAGACTACAAAATCCCAGACCATATTCACTTATCTGAAGGCTGCCAACACTTACTTTCTCGCATGTTAATTCCAGATCCCTCAATG AGaatttcgataaaaaagatCACGACTCACTCCTGGTTTTCAAACAACTTACAATCAAAACAAACAGAACCAACCTTAGAATTGGATAATCCAAACTTCTCTCATCAAAGTGTGAAAGAAATCAGGAACATCGTGATAGAGGCAAGAAATCAGCTGGCCCCATGA
- the LOC103486037 gene encoding serine/threonine-protein kinase SRK2B-like isoform X1, with protein sequence MEKYEFIKELGAGSFGVANLCRDKKRGELVAIKFIERGPTIDENVEREIVNHRLLPHPNVIYFKEVFLTPTHLGLVMEYASGGELFEKIRNQRRPFTEDEQKCNSVGSNSASQSKINNNFGFYKFHSKPNTNVGSATYTAPEVLRGGEYDGKMADVWSCAVALYVMLVAAYPFDDSEDSENSGKTIKRIMSGDYKIPDHIHLSEGCQHLLSRMLIPDPSMMSHARRREWTPTFLTFSCCIGSSHIKKMFQFYKTQNQNERGEKGDRLAKRREEKERLLPLPS encoded by the exons ATGGAGAAGTACGAGTTTATTAAGGAATTGGGTGCTGGAAGTTTTGGTGTTGCTAATCTTTGTAGGGATAAAAAGAGGGGAGAGCTTGTGGCCATCAAGTTCATAGAACGTGGTCCAACG ATCGATGAGAATGTAGAAAGAGAGATCGTAAATCATCGGTTGCTTCCACATCCAAATGTCATTTATTTCAAAGAG GTTTTTCTAACACCAACCCATCTGGGTTTGGTCATGGAATATGCTTCTGGTGGAGAACTTTTCGAAAAGATTCGTAATCAGAGACGTCCTTTTACTGAAGATGAG CAAAAATGTAATTCTGTTGGATCAAACTCAGCCTCGCAGTCCAAGATCAACAATAATTTTGGCTTCTACAAG TTTCATTCAAAACCAAATACAAATGTTGGTTCTGCGACATACACAGCACCAGAGGTTCTACGTGGGGGAGAATATGATGGAAAG ATGGCGGATGTATGGTCATGTGCAGTTGCTCTATATGTTATGTTGGTTGCTGCATATCCCTTTGATGACTCGGAAGATTCTGAAAACTCTGGGAAAACTATTAAG CGAATAATGTCTGGAGACTACAAAATCCCAGACCATATTCACTTATCTGAAGGCTGCCAACACTTACTTTCTCGCATGTTAATTCCAGATCCCTCAATG ATGTCTCATGCACGTCGTCGGGAATGGACACCTACATTCCTAACGTTTTCATGCTGCATCGGGAGTTCCCATATAAAAAAGATGTTTCAATTCTATAAAACACAGAACCAAAACGAAAGAGGAGAAAAGGGAGATCGCTTGGCGAAACgaagagaggagaaagagagATTGTTGCCGTTACCATCGTGA